One stretch of Cohnella algarum DNA includes these proteins:
- a CDS encoding carbohydrate ABC transporter permease gives MYTEDTLSNKIKSFLTFGFIPLLIFALVMAVPFFVGVYMTFTDSAGGTITADFSGFANYAAAFNDPLFWDSMLLTLKYVFFSLVLTNVLAFLLALLVTSGMKGQNFFRLGFFTPNLIGGIILGFVWQFVFSRVMVYFGKELDIGLLSSSWLGDPQKALWALIIVGVWQNAGYMMLIYIAGIQGVDKSLLEAASLDGASWWGQLLRVKIPLMASAFTISLFLTLQRSFMVYDTNLSLTSGGPYRSTEMIAMHVYNEAFKFQHFGVGQAKAIVLFVIVAAIALLQVGAMKRLEVES, from the coding sequence GTGTACACCGAAGATACGCTTTCGAACAAAATCAAATCCTTTCTGACCTTTGGCTTTATCCCGCTTCTCATATTCGCGCTCGTCATGGCCGTTCCGTTTTTCGTCGGCGTATACATGACGTTCACCGATTCGGCGGGCGGGACGATCACGGCGGACTTCAGCGGCTTTGCTAATTATGCCGCGGCGTTTAACGATCCGCTGTTTTGGGATTCAATGCTTCTTACGCTCAAATACGTGTTCTTCAGCCTCGTTCTGACGAACGTGCTCGCGTTCCTTCTGGCGCTGCTCGTGACCAGCGGAATGAAGGGACAAAACTTTTTCCGGCTCGGATTTTTTACGCCCAATCTGATCGGAGGCATCATTCTCGGTTTCGTTTGGCAGTTCGTCTTCTCCCGCGTCATGGTTTATTTCGGGAAGGAGCTCGATATCGGCCTGCTGTCCAGCTCCTGGCTCGGCGACCCGCAAAAAGCGCTCTGGGCGCTGATCATCGTTGGAGTCTGGCAAAATGCCGGCTACATGATGCTGATATACATCGCGGGCATCCAGGGCGTCGACAAGTCGCTGCTCGAAGCCGCTTCGCTGGACGGCGCCTCCTGGTGGGGCCAGCTGCTCCGGGTCAAAATCCCGCTCATGGCTTCGGCGTTTACGATCAGCCTGTTTTTGACGCTGCAGCGCAGCTTCATGGTTTACGACACGAACCTTTCGCTGACGAGCGGCGGTCCGTACCGTTCCACGGAAATGATCGCCATGCATGTTTATAACGAAGCCTTTAAATTTCAGCATTTCGGCGTCGGGCAGGCGAAAGCGATCGTCCTTTTCGTCATCGTCGCCGCCATTGCGCTGCTTCAGGTGGGCGCGATGAAACGATTGG